GAGCTGGATCCAGCCCGGCTCGAATTCGTTAACCAGCGCCTGGATTTGCTTTATGAACTGTTGCAGAAACACAGGGTTAACTCACTGCAGGAGCTGATTGCTCTGCGAGACAGCCTGAAATTGAGGATAGGAAATATTACTTCTTCCGATGAACGTCTGGAGGAACTGGAAAAGGAATATGAACGGCTGAAGGCGTCCCTGATGGCAAAAGCCGATGCGCTCAGCACGGCCCGCAGAAAAGCCATACCCGGCATCGAAACCACCGTAATGAGTATTCTGAAAGACCTTGGCATTCCCAACGCCAGGTTTGTTATTACCTGCGAGAAAACTGCTGAACTCACTCCGTCAGGAACCGATCGGATCGGGTTCCTGTTTTCTGCAAACCGCTCCTCGGAGCCTATGGAAGTTTCAAAAGTTGCTTCGGGCGGAGAAATATCCCGGTTGATGCTGGCTCTTAAGTCCATCATGGCTCAGTCGGTTACTGTACCTACCATCATCTTTGATGAAATTGATGCCGGGGTGTCGGGCGAAATTGCTTTCAAAATGGGGAACCTGATTCAGCGAATGGCAGAACATCTTCAGGTAATCAATATAACCCATTTACCGCAGATTGCAGCCAAAGGCCACACCCATTTTCTCGTGTACAAAAAAGACCAGAAACAGGAAACCAATACCTACATTAAAGTACTCAAACCGGAAGAGCGAATTGCTGAGATTGCCAAAATGCTGAGCGGGGACAAGGTTACGGATGCTTCCCTTGAAAATGCCAGGGAACTGCTCGGTGTAAAGGCAAAAATGAACTAAATGTGTGGTTTGTTTGTTGATTACCATTTTACATATACAAAAACGGTTTTTTTATGGCGTACAATCTTTTAAAAGGGAAAAAGGGTATCATATTTGGCGCCCTGAACGACATGTCGATTGCGTGGAAGGTGGCGGAACGCTGCCATGAGGAAGGGGCAACGTTTGTGCTCAGCAATACTCCCGTTGCCCTTCGTTTTGGAACCCTTGACAAACTGGCTCAGATGACAGGGTCGGTCATTATTCCTGCCGATGCTACCAGTGTGGAAGATCTGACAATGGTCTTCACCAAAGCCATGGAGGTTCTTGGCGGGAAAATTGACTTTCTTCTGCATTCCATCGCCATGTCGCCCAATGTTCGGAAAGGAAGGGAATACGACGATGTTGACTATGATTATTTTTTAAAGACGCTTGATATTTCAGCACTTTCATTCCATAAAATGCTTCAGGTAGCCCGGAAACTGGATGCTATCAATGAATGGGGTTCAGTGGTTGCCCTCTCTTATATTGCCGCCCAGAGGACCCTGGTGGGGTACAATGACATGGCCGATGCAAAGGCCCTCCTGGAATCCATAGCCCGGAGTTTCGGATACATTTACGGACGGGACAAAAAAATACGGGTGAATACCATTTCCCAGTCACCTACTGTTACAACGGCAGGCAGTGGAATTAAAGGCATAGATACCCTTCTCGACTGGTCTGAACGCATGTCACCCCTCGGAAATGCCACGGCCGATGAATGTGCAGATTATTGCATCACTTTGTTCTCAGACCTTACCCGGAAAGTTACCATGCAGAATCTTTATCACGACGGTGGTTTTTCGAGCATGGCCATGAGCCGGGCTGCCATTACCCAGTACAGCAAGAGTTTCGAGGATTGTGACTAAATCCCTGATTGACCCCGAAGTTTTGGGTTAAGTGTCAGCACAGCAATAAATGGCTGGTACAGAAAATTCCTGCAGAGGATGCAGAAAAACAAAAACTTGAACTAGCGCAATAAGGTAGATTTTTTGATTTCTTGAAAAAATCCCTTACGTTTGGCTATTCAAAGCCTTTTGCTTATGGCAGCATTTTATATCGTACTGCTGGTACTTTTTTATGTTTTCACACCGGCACTGATTCTTTATCTCTGCCGTAAGTTTCCCTGGATCAATAAGCTGGGAGCGGTAGTGGTGGCTTATATAATTGGCCTTGTAGCAGGTAATATGGGTATTCTGCCTGAGGGTGCCGATAAAGTTCAGAATACCATTATGAGCATTACCATTCCTCTGGCTGTCCCGTTGCTGCTGTTTTCATCCGATATCAGAACCTGGTTCCGTCTGGCAGGAAAAACCGTCATATCCCTGTTTCTTGGCACCATTATGGTGGTCGCCACCGTCATTGCCGGATATTTTATTTTCAGGACTCCTGCAATAAACGATTTCTGGAAAGTCAGCGGTATGCTGGTAGGTGTCTATACCGGAGGAACCCCGAATCTTGCTTCTATTGCCCTGATGCTCAATGTGGATCCAAATACCTACATCATTACCCATACCTATGATCTTTTTGTCGGAAGCGTTCATTTGCTGTTTCTGATGACAGTAGCACGGAGCTTCTTCGGACTCTTTCTGCCGCCCTACCGTTTTCTGAAACCTGAAGACAGGAATTTTTCCCTTTCGGACGGGAAAAACCCATATGAAGGAATTTTCCGTCGGAAAGTGTTTGTGCCTCTCCTCAGAGCCTTTGGAGTAGCAGTACTTATTTTTCTGCTGGGTGCACTCCCGACTTTGTTTCTGAAACAGGAACATCAGATGGTGGTTATTATTCTGGTTATAACCACACTCGGTATCCTGGCTTCCCTGGTTCCGTGGATTAACAAAACGGAAAAAACGTTTGAAGCAGGCATGTATCTGATTCTTATATTCTCTGTTACGGTTTCTTCCATGGCCGATATTCAGAAGTTCTCAATTCAGTCAGCTCCGATTTTGTATTATATAGTATTCGTCATCTTCGGTTCCTTGCTTTTTCAGGCACTTATCAGCTATTTTTTCCGTATAGATACTGACACCATGCTAATAACATCCACAGCCCTGATCTGCTCACCGCCCTTTGTACCGGTTGTGGCGGGTGCCCTGCGCAACAAAGAAATTATTATTACCGGCATTACTATTGGTATTATCGGATATGCCATTGGGAATTACCTGGGTTTTTTTGTTGCCCGGTTTTTGTCGGCTTATTGAAGAACAACCCAGTTTTCCAGCGGATCTTGAGAAACAAAAGTGTCTCCGTTGCAAACCAGCGGATGCTGGTCTCTTTCTTCTTTGCTGATAATAAATGCCGAGCGGTTGGTAATTCCCCGCAATACAAATGCCTGAAAGGCTTCGTTGGTAAGAACATCAAAGTAGGAAACCATGCGTCCCTGATGGGTAGGATCATTCACAATCACTGAAATGTCGGAATAGGTTTCCGTGCCAACGTGTTTTCCCAGCAGCTGACCCTCAGTAACCTTGTCGCCAATTTGCAGGTTGACAGCCAAATTAATATGGAATATCTGAAACCGGAAAGCAGGATATTTTTCCGAAACGATTTCTATTTTGGTGCCTGTCCATTCCTGTTCAACCCGCGTGATTTCTCCGTTAACCGGGCAGAAAATTTTGACATCTGACCAGTTGACAGTATCCGATGGCTGAAAGTAATGTTTCATGCTCCGGCAATGTTCAAAAGCATCGGAATAGTCATGGCCTACCGACGACCGGAAACGGGAAACCCTGTATATTTTCCCGATTTCGATGTAATTGGTACTGATAAACTGAGGAACCCCGTTCTTGTCAATATCCCAGACATCGGAAGCTGCCGGCTCCCTGTCTTTTTCCTTTTTGCAGCCTACTGCCATCAGCAGGCAGAGTGTTAAAATGAAGGGAAAATTCTTCATACGACATTCATTTAGTGATACTTGAATCTGTTCCGGCAAAGGCACAGGGGAAACCATATGCCCATATAAGAGACAGGAAAACCTGTAGTTGGGTGATTTCTAAATGTGTATAAAGGTACTAAATTTTCAGGATAAAGATTTCTCTGTTGTAAAGTATGCAGATTCGTATCTTTTCATAAGGAAGGAATTTGTAATTTTCGAACGATCGGAAAAAGACTATGGCGGGAAATATTCTTATCAAAAACATCAGGGAGATTCTGGTCACAGACGTGCCGGCAGATGGGCCACTTAGAGGGGTGGCCATGAATCGTCCCGGAAGGTTTCCTGATGCGTGGATAATGATCAGGGACGGTCGTATAGAACGGATCGGAAACATGAAGGATTTTCCGGGGCACAAAGAAACGGAAGAATTCCGGCAGATTGATGCATCGGGGAAATATGTCATTCCTGCTTTCTGTGACTCTCACACGCACATCGTTTATGCAGGCAGCCGGGAACAGGAATTCGTTGATAAACTTTCAGGGCTTTCGTACGAAGAGATTGCCTTGAGGGGAGGAGGTATTCTTAACTCCGTTGCTCTTTTGCGCAGGACGCCGGAGGAAGAATTATACCGGCAGGCGTATCTGAGGGTCAGGGAGGTAATGCGGCAGGGAACAGGTTCTCTTGAAATTAAGAGCGGATATGGGCTTACCCCTGAAGATGAACTGAAAATGCTTCGGGTAATCAGAAGGTTGAAAGAGACTACACCCCTTGCCATAAAAGCCACTTTTCTCGGTGCCCATGCCATACCTGAAGAACATCGCAACAACAGGGAAGAATATATCCGGATACTGCTTTTTGAGATGATACCGGCTGTTGCATCAGAAGGCCTTGCTGATTTTATTGATGTTTTTTGCGACACAGGTTTTTTTACACCGCAAGAAACCGAGCGGATCCTGATGACAGGGATAAAGTACGGATTACGACCAAAAATTCATGCCAATGAACTGGATAATTCGGGAGGGGTGCAAACCGGAGTGAAATACGATGCCCTTACGGTTGACCATCTTGAGCGGATTGGCAGGGAAGAGCTGGACGCTCTCGAAGCTTCGGAGACCATTGCTACGGTTCTTCCCGGGGCTTCTTTCTTCCTTTCTCTTCCTGATCCTCCGGTTCGGGAAATGATTCGGAGGAATATTCCCGTTGCGTTGGCTTCTGATTATAATCCCGGTTCATCTCCGTCTGGTAATATGAAACTGATGATGTCACTGGCCTGCATCCGTTGGAAAATGCTCCCTGCCGAGGCACTCACTGCGGCTACGATCAATGGGGCATGGGCCATGGATGTTGCTGGCGAAACAGGATCCATAGAGCCTGGTAAAAGGGCCGATATGATCATTACCAAACCCATGCCTTCCTTTGAATTTTTCCCGTATGCGTTTGGTTCTGACCTGATCGATATGGTAATACTTGGCGGTGAAATAGTGCCTGGCTGAAGCCGGGAAATAAAAACAAGCAAACAGGAGGAAATTTTATGCAGAAAATTATTGAATGTGTTCCCAATTTTTCGGAAGGACGTGACAGAAGAGTAATTGATGAGATAGCTTCGGCCATATCATCAGTTGAAGGAGCACACCTGCTGAATATTGACCCCGGAAAGGCAACAAACCGCACAGTTATCACCTTTGCGGGATCACCGGAGCCGGTTCTGGAAGCTGCCTTCCGGGCTGTGAAAAAAGCCATGGAACTCATCGACATGTCGAAGCACCATGGTGAACATCCCCGGTTCGGTGCAACCGATGTTCTGCCACTGGTACCTGTTCAGGGAATTTCTATGGAAGAAACAGCAGAGCTGGCGAGGGCATTAGGAAAGCGAATAGGAGAGGAGCTCAGCATACCGGTTTACCTGTATGAACATGCTGCCAGCTGTCCCGAGAGAAAGAACCTGGCTACGGTAAGGGCCGGTGAATATGAAGGCCTGCAGGCAAAACTTGCCGACCCTGCATGGAAGCCTGATTTCGGGCCGGCAGTATTTCTTCCCCGCACCGGAGCAATAGCCGTGGGAGCGCGTGATTTTCTGATTGCCTATAACATTAACCTGAATACAACTTCTACCCGCAGGGCAAATGCTGTGGCCTTCGATATACGGGAAAAAGGCCGCCCGAAAAGAGAAGGAAATCCGGTAACAGGAAAAATTGTCAGGGATGAACAAGGTAACCCTGTCATGATTCCCGGATCACTGCGTCATGTAAAAGCCATCGGGTGGTTTATTGAAGAGTACGGCATAGCGCAGGTTTCCTGCAATCTGACCAATATCCGGGAAACTCCCCTGCACATTGTTTTTGAAGAAGCCTGTAGCAAAGCTGAAGCCAGGGGAATGCGGGTTACCGGTTCGGAAATTGTCGGTCTGGTGCCCCTGCAATCCCTGCTCGAGGCAGGAAAATATTTTCTGCAGAAACAGAAACGATCTACTGGAGTCTCTGATGAAGAGCTTATCCGTATTGCTGTCCGTTCACTCGGTTTGAACGATTTGTATCCGTTTCGCCCGGAGGAAAAAGTGATTGAATACCTTCTTCGTGAAAAGGGTATTTCCCTTTTAAGCGATCTGACGGTTCGCGGTTTTCTTGAAGAAACGGCTTCCGAATCACCCGCTCCGGGCGGAGGCTCTGTCGCAGCCCTTATGGCAGCTGCGGGTGCATCCCTGGGCATGATGGTGGCCAATCTCTCAGCCCATAAGCCCGGATGGGATGAACGCTGGGAGGAATTTTCACAGTGGGCAGAGAAAGCAAAGGCTGTCCAGCAGGAGCTGATCCGTCTGATCGACGAAGACACAAGAGCGTTCAATGCCCTGATGGAAGCCTACCGTTTGCCAAAAAATACGGAAGAAGAAGCTGCCAGGAGAACATCGGCCATTCAGGAAGCAGTATTGCATGCCATGGAGGTTCCCCTTTGTGTAATGAAATCCGGATGGCAGGCACTTCCCGTGGTGAAGGCTATGGCGGAAACCGGAAACCCAAATTCCATCAGCGACGCAGCTGTCGGCGCACTGGCCCTGACAGCCGGCATCCGCGGCGCCCACCTGAATGTGAAAATCAATGCCTCTTCGCTGAAAGATAAAGAAAAAGCGGCGCAGATCCTTCGTGAAGCGGAAGAAATTGAAAAGCAGGCTGCGGAATACGAAAAAACCATCCTGGAGTTTGTCCGTAAAGCAATAAAGTAATGATTTTCAATCAGTAACTTTTTTTCGCTTCTACCGGGCTGAAAGAATCGCCTGATATTTAGAGGCGTTGGAAGGATCGATTTCACTGAGGATGGTTACCACCCTTCTTCCTTCATCGGGCAATGTTTCAGAAAAAACATTGATGAGTTCCTGGGATTTTGCATTCAGAACCACCTGAAGCAAATGCATGTAAGGATCGGGCTTGGTACGGTACACCTGCTGGAGAAGCCGGAGACTTTCGGCTATTTCTGCACGCCCTTCCACGGGTTTGGAACTCATAACATCCAGTCCGAGACGATGATAGCGGTACAGAAATTCGCGCACAGGCTGGTACTGCTTGTCCAGCAGGTTGTTGACCAGCCAG
The window above is part of the Bacteroidales bacterium genome. Proteins encoded here:
- a CDS encoding DUF819 family protein → MAAFYIVLLVLFYVFTPALILYLCRKFPWINKLGAVVVAYIIGLVAGNMGILPEGADKVQNTIMSITIPLAVPLLLFSSDIRTWFRLAGKTVISLFLGTIMVVATVIAGYFIFRTPAINDFWKVSGMLVGVYTGGTPNLASIALMLNVDPNTYIITHTYDLFVGSVHLLFLMTVARSFFGLFLPPYRFLKPEDRNFSLSDGKNPYEGIFRRKVFVPLLRAFGVAVLIFLLGALPTLFLKQEHQMVVIILVITTLGILASLVPWINKTEKTFEAGMYLILIFSVTVSSMADIQKFSIQSAPILYYIVFVIFGSLLFQALISYFFRIDTDTMLITSTALICSPPFVPVVAGALRNKEIIITGITIGIIGYAIGNYLGFFVARFLSAY
- a CDS encoding enoyl-ACP reductase is translated as MAYNLLKGKKGIIFGALNDMSIAWKVAERCHEEGATFVLSNTPVALRFGTLDKLAQMTGSVIIPADATSVEDLTMVFTKAMEVLGGKIDFLLHSIAMSPNVRKGREYDDVDYDYFLKTLDISALSFHKMLQVARKLDAINEWGSVVALSYIAAQRTLVGYNDMADAKALLESIARSFGYIYGRDKKIRVNTISQSPTVTTAGSGIKGIDTLLDWSERMSPLGNATADECADYCITLFSDLTRKVTMQNLYHDGGFSSMAMSRAAITQYSKSFEDCD
- the ftcD gene encoding glutamate formimidoyltransferase, coding for MQKIIECVPNFSEGRDRRVIDEIASAISSVEGAHLLNIDPGKATNRTVITFAGSPEPVLEAAFRAVKKAMELIDMSKHHGEHPRFGATDVLPLVPVQGISMEETAELARALGKRIGEELSIPVYLYEHAASCPERKNLATVRAGEYEGLQAKLADPAWKPDFGPAVFLPRTGAIAVGARDFLIAYNINLNTTSTRRANAVAFDIREKGRPKREGNPVTGKIVRDEQGNPVMIPGSLRHVKAIGWFIEEYGIAQVSCNLTNIRETPLHIVFEEACSKAEARGMRVTGSEIVGLVPLQSLLEAGKYFLQKQKRSTGVSDEELIRIAVRSLGLNDLYPFRPEEKVIEYLLREKGISLLSDLTVRGFLEETASESPAPGGGSVAALMAAAGASLGMMVANLSAHKPGWDERWEEFSQWAEKAKAVQQELIRLIDEDTRAFNALMEAYRLPKNTEEEAARRTSAIQEAVLHAMEVPLCVMKSGWQALPVVKAMAETGNPNSISDAAVGALALTAGIRGAHLNVKINASSLKDKEKAAQILREAEEIEKQAAEYEKTILEFVRKAIK
- a CDS encoding imidazolonepropionase, which produces MAGNILIKNIREILVTDVPADGPLRGVAMNRPGRFPDAWIMIRDGRIERIGNMKDFPGHKETEEFRQIDASGKYVIPAFCDSHTHIVYAGSREQEFVDKLSGLSYEEIALRGGGILNSVALLRRTPEEELYRQAYLRVREVMRQGTGSLEIKSGYGLTPEDELKMLRVIRRLKETTPLAIKATFLGAHAIPEEHRNNREEYIRILLFEMIPAVASEGLADFIDVFCDTGFFTPQETERILMTGIKYGLRPKIHANELDNSGGVQTGVKYDALTVDHLERIGREELDALEASETIATVLPGASFFLSLPDPPVREMIRRNIPVALASDYNPGSSPSGNMKLMMSLACIRWKMLPAEALTAATINGAWAMDVAGETGSIEPGKRADMIITKPMPSFEFFPYAFGSDLIDMVILGGEIVPG